The genomic stretch AGGGGTCTGAGCGTCTGAGGGTCGAAAGGTCTGAATGCCTGGGGCCTGAAATATCACGTCATGAAGTCAAGTTTTCTGGGGAGTGATAAATACGTCTGCGTCCTTGTGAGAGGCTGCCCATGAAATCAATTCGGGCCGGTCTTATAGCCAGACTGGGGCCAGTGCGGGGTATTCGCCGCCCGGCATTCAGACGTCTGGACACTCCGGCCCCTGGACATCCTTCAGTGCCGGCGGCGGCGGCGTTCGGGGCGCTCCGGGCGGCGGCCGGCGCTGGGCTGGGCGTCCAGGTTCGCCTCGACCGGGCCGAAGTCGGTGGGCTGGATCAGGCGCAGCAGGCGGTGCGGTGGCGCGGCCTGCACGTACACGTAGGCGTTGCCGGGCCGCAGGAAGTAGCCCACGGCCGCCTCGCCGGCGATCTCGCTGTCGGGCAGGCGCTGGATCAGCACGCGGCCGCCGGTCAGCTGGGCGTGGGCGCGTTCGGGGCCCTCTGCCCCCAGGGTGCGCAGCCACAGCAGCAGGCTCACGGGATCGTGGTAGTCGGTGCTCAGCGGGGCACTGGCCTCGTCGCGGCCCTGACGCAGGGTCACCAGACCGCTGCGGCGGTCGAAGGTCGTCTCGAAACTCGCCCGGCCGCCCCGGCCATCACCCTCGGCGTAGCCCAGGCTGTGCAGGGTACGTGGGTGCAGGCGGCTGGTCTGGGCGCGGCGGATGTCGGGCAGGACTCCGCCGAAATCGGTCTGCACCCGTGCGACCACGGCGCTGCGCTCGGGGGTCACCGTCCAGTGCTGTTCCCCCGCGTAGCGCCCCCCCAGCGTCAGGGTCATCGAGAACGACTCCGCGCCCATGCGGACGCTCCCGGTGCCCGCCTCGGCCGGGGTCTCCGGGGCGGCGCTCATGCGATCTGTGTCCAGAACTCCTCACCCGGCCCGTCCCACGCGGCCCCCAGGGCGCGGGCCGCCGTGGCCCCCACGTCCGCGAAGGTGGCGCGCTCGCCTAGATCGACCGCCGCGCCGCCGGGCCGGGAGGTCAGCAGCAGGCCGTACTCGCGGGTGTGGTCGGTGCCGCGCCACGTGGGGTCGTTGCCATGGTCGCTGATGACCAGCAGGGCGCTGTCCCGGGGCAGGGCGGCCAGGATGTCCGGCAGGGCCGCGTCGAAGGCGGCCAGACACGCCGAGTAGCCGTGCGGGTCGCGGCGGTGCCCGAACTTCGAGTCGAAATCCACGAGGTTCGTGAAGATCAGGCCGTGCGTGCCGTCCTGCGCGGCCTGCCGGATCCGGGCGATGGTTTTCGCGGTGCCGTCGGCGTTGTCGTCGGTGTGGATCTCCTCGGTGAAGCCCCGGTGCGCGTAGATGTCCGGGATCTTCCCGATCCCCACGACTGCGCAGCCCGCGTCCTTCAGGGCGTCCAGCACGGTGCGCGGCGGCTCCAGGCTGAAGTCGCGGCGGTGCTCGTTGGCCCGTTCGAAGGGGAAGGCCCCCCGGAACGGCCGGGCGATCACGCGGGCCACGGCGTCCTCGCCCTGCAGCAGGTCGCGGGCGGCCTGGCACCACGCGTACAGCGTCTCCAGCGGCACCACGTCCTCGTGCGCGGCGATCTGGAACACGCTGTCGGCGCTGGTGTACACGATCGGGAAGCCGGTCTGCCGGTGCTCCTCACCAAAGTCACGGATCACGTCGGTGCCGGAGTACACCGCGTTGCACAGGTGGCCGCGCCCGGTGGCGGCGTCGAAGGCCGCCATGATCCGCGCCGGGAAGCCCTGCGGGAACACCTGGAAGGCGTGCTGGAGCTGCACGCCCATGAACTCCCAGTGCCCGGTGCTGGTGTCCTTGCCGGGACTGACCTCGCGCATACGGCCGTGGCCACCACTGACCGGCACGTCTGGCAGCACGGTGTGGGCGCTGGTGTGGACGGTCGGGATGCGTCCCAGGCCCAGGCGTGACAGGTTGGGCAGGGCCACGGGCGCGGCCGCCAGCGTATGGTTCAGGGTGTACGCGCCCCGGTCACCGAACGCCTCTGCGTCCGGCAGCTCGCCCACCCCGACAGAATCGAGAACGATGATGCTCAGTAGCATGACAACAGTCTAGGGCCTGGGCCGAGGGCCGCCCGGTTCCCCACCACGGAAGAACCCCCGCCCGCAGTGCGCGGCGGGGGTGACACAGCTCTGGACTCAGCGGCGGTCGCCGTCGCGGGCCTCGGCGCGGGTGGCGTCGTACGCGGCATCGGCCTCGCGGTTGTTCATGTCGGCGCGGGCACGGTCTTCGGCGGCCAGGCGGTCATGCTCGGGGTTGCCGGTCACGCTGGCGGCGGCCGAGTGGCCGGCGGCCCGCAGGCGGTCGGCGGCCTCGTCCACCTTTGAGCCGGCGGCGTCGGTGGCGTGGCCCATGGTGGTACCGCCCGTCATGCCGCGATCCATCCGGGACACGCTGTCCCCGGCGTCGACCACCTCGCCGCCGTGGCGGGTCGCCGCGTCCATCACGTTGGCGGGCACCGGATCCTGCACGGCCACCACGCGGCCGCCGCCACTCATGGTGGAGTCCATGCGGTCGTAGTAGGAGTCGTCGGCCTCGTAGTAGTCGCCGGTGCCGGTCTCGGCGGTGCGGCCGTCACGGTTCTCGTCGATGCCCATGGCCCCACCGGTCGCGCCCACGGCGGCACCCACACCGGAACCCAGCGCGGCCATCCCCAGGATCACCGGCACGGCCAGGCCGCCGGTGGCCACGCCCGCCGCGACGGTACCGGCCGTGGCCAGGAACCCGGCGGCCGCACCGACCACCGCGCCGACCCCGGTGCCCTTGACCGCCCCGGCTCCGGCGTCCTCGGCGCCGGCCCCGGCGTCACCCGTGACGGTGCCGTCTGCATAGGTGCCGTCGGCGTAGGTGCCGTCCGTCGCGGTGCCGCGTCGGGTGTACGTGGCGTTGCCCAGGGTGGCCCCCTGCTGCTGCACGTCGGCGAGGAAGGCGTCAGCGTCGGCGGCCGTCGGGAACATGATGTGTTTCATGCCTCACAGTCTGAGCAGGGTGTCACCGGGAACCGTGAGAGGGTCTGAAACCTGCCTTTGACTGACCCTGAGAGGGTCAAGACCGTGCCCTCATGGGCATTCTGTAAAGGTCGCGGGTCACATGACTGGCTCGGCCGCGAAGACGCGGGTGGGGGCGGCGAGCTGATCCTGGGCGGCGATCAGCTGGATCTCGCGTGTTCCCGCGGCGTGGGTGCGCTCCAGCACGGCGTACAGGGCACTCATGGCCAGCGACAGCGCCTGCGCGGCATCCCCGGTGCGCAGGTACTGCCCGTAGAACAGCGCGGCGATCGCGTCACCGGTGCCGTTGCGCGGCGGGTTCAGCGGCAGCAGCGGCGTGCGGCACAGCCACGCCCCGTCGCCGGTCAGCGCCAGGGTCTCGATGGTGTCGGCCGGGGCGTCCTGGCGGGTCAGGCTGGTCACCAGCACGATCCGGGGGCCGCCCGCGTTCAGCTGCTCCCGCAGGGTGCGGGCCGCGTCCAGTGCGTCTTGCAGCGTGTTCACCGCCAGGCCAGTCAGCAGTTCCAGCTCGAACTGGTTGGGCGTGACGATGTCGGCTGCTGGCACCGCCTGCGCCGCGATCAATGCCGGCAGCTCCGGATGGACGAACACTCCGCGCCCCACGTCGCCCATGACCGGGTCGCAGCAGTACAGCGCGGCCGGATTCGCGGCCCGCACGCGCCCCACGGCGTCCACCACCGCCGAGACCGTGCCGGCCGACCCCAGATAGCCGCTCAGCACGCCGTCACACTCGCCCAGCACGCCCCGCGCCTCGATGCCGTCCAGCACCTGCGCGATGGTCTCGGGGGGAAAGACCGTGCCGGTCCACGCCCCGTAGCCGGTGTGGTTCGAGAACTGCACGGTGTGGATCCCCCAGACCTCGAAGCCCAGGCGTTGCAGGGGAAAGATCGCCGCCGCGTTGCCCACGTGGCCGTAACTCACCCACGACTGGATGCTCAGCAGGTTCGGGGGCCGCGGTGCGGACAGGTCGGTCATGGGCCGAGCATACGCCGGGTGCCGGCGGCGTATCAGGTGCGCTGGAGCCGCTGGTACTTCACGCGGTAGCGGCTGCGGCTGGCGGCCTCGACCAGTTCGGTCGGCGAGCGGATCTCCGGGCCGGTGCGGGCCGCGCCCACCGAGGCCCGCAGTGGCACGTCGCGGAAGGTCAGGGTGTCGAGCGACTCCTGGATGCGCTGGGTGATCCCGGCCAGTTCCTGCGGGCCGGCGTTGTCAAGCAGCACCGCGAATTCGTCGGGGCCCCAGCGGAACAGCAGGTCGCCCCGGCGGCGGTACTGCCCGATCCGTTCGGACAGGTCGCGCAGCAGGTCGTCGCCGGCCGCGTGCCCGTAGGCGTCGTTCACCTTGCGGAAGCCGCTGAGATCCACCAGCACCAGTCCCAGGGGGCGCTCTGCGCGGCTCTGCCAGCGCTGCTCGACCGCGCGGGTGAAGGCCACACGGTTGCCGAAGCCGGTCAGCGGGTCGCGGGTGGTCAGGTGGCGCAGGTTCCATGCCCGTTCCAGCATGACCATGACGGTGCCGACGATCGCGCACAGCGACAGGGTCACGCCGGGCAGCAGGACGTTCTGGAGCCACAGCGGGGCCGCCAGCGCCAGCATCAGCGTGGCCAGGCCGAAGCCCCACAGCCCACGGGCCAGCACCGCCGCGACCGCCGCGAGCGCGCCCAGCGCGGCCAGCACGCCCCAGGGCAGGCGCGTGAACGGCACGTCCAGCAGGCTGCTCACCGCCCGCGCCTGGAGCTGCACCGGAGAAACGACCTGCCCGGTCGTGTCCCGGACGACCGGCCCGCCCATGCCGTCGGCGGTCAGGCCCAGGATGACCACCCGGCCCTGCAGGTCGCCGTACCGGACGTTGCCGTTGACGACGTCCCGGAAGGACAGCACCGGCAGGCGCTCAGGATCGGGCTGCCGGTACCGCAGGATGCGCGGTGTGACGTCCAGCGGGACGGAGCGCCCGGCCGCGACCGCCACCTGCCGCGCGAAGCTGGGCGTCAGGGCCGCCGGGTCGTCTGCCCGGGCGTAGGCCGTCTGGAACGCGCGCACCACGCCATCGGCGCCGATGTTCAGGGCGCTCACCCCGGTCGGGGACGTCCATCCGGGCGGCGTGGCGCCGGGCGGCTCATCGGGCGCGGTCGCCAGCACCACGTTGGGCTGGCTGAAGGTCTGCTGCAGCCGCGTGTCCCCGACCGCCGGATCGCTGAGCAGCACATTCACGCCGATCGCGCTGACCCCGGCCTCGTTCAGGGTGCTCAGGGCCTGGGCATACAGATCACGCGGCCACGCCCCGATCCGGCCGTAGTCCCGCAGGGACGCCGCGTCAATGCCCACCACCACGACACGTGGATCCGGTGGGCCGGGCATGGCCCGGTTCAGCGCGTCCCACAGCCGGGCATTGTCTGGCAGCAGCAGGGTCAGCGCCACGGCCAGCACGGCCGCGAGGGGTGCCGTGTAGGCCGCCAGCGAGCGTTCAGGGGAGGACCGCACGGCTCTCGTTTCCAGCGGCGTCCCGTCCGATCAGGGTGACCGGGACACCGTCGCCAGGACTGGGCAGCAGCCAGCGGAAGGAGCCGGCCGCGCCATTGACATGGTGCGTGATGACGGTGGGCCCGGCCGTCACGGTGACGGTCACGCGGGCAGGGCTGGCGTCCCGCAGCGTGCCGGACACGATCAGCACCCGGCCCTGCCGCTCGGCCCGCAGGCCGCTCAGCGCGGGCGGCGTGCGGTCGATGCTGATGACCTGCGTGCGCGTGATGGTCTGTCCGGCGCGGCTGGCCCGCACCTGCACGCGGTACTGGCCCTCGGGCAGCTGGTCTTCCAGCCGATCCAGGCGGTACTGCCCCTCCTGCCCGGACAGCGGCAGGGTGCGCCCGGCGATGGTCACGCTCAGGCCTGCCCCCGGCTGGCTGCTGGCCTGCACCGCCAGGTCACGCAGGCTCACGGCCCGCGCCCCGACATCCAGCACCAGCGGCGCGGCGCGGGCCACGTCCAGCGACTGGTTCAGGCGATCGGTGTCGTCCAGCACCAGCGGAGCGAGGGCGCCGTCCGGTGTCCGGGCCTGTCCCTGCGCGAGCGGCGTGTCGCCCTGGCTGGGCAGCGCGACCTGCCCCTCGAACACCTTGACCACGCCGCTGGCGTCCACCCGGAACACCGTGCCGCGCACGGCCGTGCTCACCACCGGTGTGTCCAGGCGGTAGCCGCCCTGACCCTTCTCGACGACGTTCCACGCGGTGCCGCGTGCCAGCCGCAGCAGCACCTCGCGGCCGGTCTCGGTGCGTTCCACGCTCAGCACGCTCAGTTCGCTCTGCTCGTTCAGGCGCAGGTAGCCGCCGCCGCTGAAGCCGATCTCGGCCCAGGCGTCCCTGCCGGTATTCACGGCGCTGCCCGGGCGCAGGGCATCTCCGACCAGGGCGCTGCGAGCGGCCGACCCCGCCGTGCCCAGCCGCACGGCGCCGCGCGTGGCCTGCACGACGGCGTCGCCCTCGCCGCGGAACTGTGCGGCGTACCACGGGTCGTTCTCCCGGAACGCCGTCACCGTGCCGCTGCGCAGCGCGACCTGCTGTCCGGCCTCGACCGTCACGACCTTGCCGTTCAGGTCGATCCGGACGCTGCCGCTGAGCACCGCCACCCGCTGCGTGGCATCGGCCAGATCGACCCGGAGCTGCCCACGGCCCTCCATGACCACGTGGTTGCCCTGGACATGCACCGCCACCGGGCCGCGCAGGAAGAAGCGCCCGCGCGTCAGGTCGGCCTCGTCGCGCAGGCGGCGCAGCTGCGACGCGCTGCCCATGATGACCGTGCCCTGTGCCCCGGCCCGCAGGATGGCGCGGCCGGTGCCGCTGCGCAGGCCGGTCGTGATCGCTGCCGCGCCCGTCTGGGGGGCCCAGCTGCCCCCGTCGCGCTGCACCTCCAGATAGCCCTGGCCCTGCACCAGCGTCACAGCTCCGGCCGTGTCCTGTGCGGCGGCCACCGGCCACCCGACTGCGAACAGCGCGGGCACCATGAGCCGGACGGTGGAGGGAAGACGGACGCTCACCTCCACAGTTTACGAGAAAAACCCGACAGTTTGGCGGCTCGCCGTATACTTGGGGGCGTGCTTGTTGCCGTGCAGGACGCCAATAAAGAATATGGGCCGCTCAGCGTGCTCGAAGACGTCACTTTTGCTGTCCAGCCGGGCGACCGCGTGGGTCTGGTGGGCCGCAACGGGGCCGGAAAAACCACGCTGTTCCGCTTGCTGACCGGGAGTCTTACCCCCGATGGGGGCACGGTGCGCCGCTTCCCTGGTGTCCGTGTCCGGGCGTTGCAGCAGGATCCGACCTTTCCGCCCGGCGCGACCGTCGATTCGGTGCTCGACGCCGCCTTCCACGACCTCGACCAGCTGGAGGCCGAGCTGCACGCCGCCGCCGAGGCCATGCACGTCGGCACCCCCGAGAGCATCCTGCACCACGAGGCCGTGCTGGAGCACTACCAGCGCCGGGGCGGGTTCGAGCGCCGCAGCCGCAAGGACGCCGTCACGCTGGCCTTCGGCTTCCGGGGCCGCGAACAGACCGACGTGGGCAGCCTGTCCGGCGGCGAGCGCACCCGCCTGGGGCTGGCCGCGCTGCTCGTCGAGAACCCCGACGTGCTGCTGCTCGACGAGCCGACCAACCACCTCGATATCGTCATGGTCGAGTGGCTGGAAACCTTCCTGGCCCGCTACCCCGGCGCGGTGCTGCTGATCAGCCACGACCGCACTTTCCTGGATGCCGTGACCAACGAGACCGCGTACCTGCGGGGCGGCGGCCTGCGGGTGTATGCCGGTAACTACACCACCTTCCGCGAAACCCTGGCCGCCGAACTGGAGCAGCAGGCCGCGCGGCACGCCATCGAGTCGCGGCAGGTCGCGTCCCTGCAGGCCAGCGCCGACCGCATGAAGATCTGGGGCCTGGGCATGAGCAAGCTCGCCCGCCGCGCCAAGGCCATGCAGGCGCGGGTCGACCGGATGCAGGCCCGCGCCACCGCCGCGCCGCCCGCCGAGCAGCGGGCCACCCGCATCGTCTTCCACGCCCCCGAGAGCGGCGAGGTCGTCCTCGACGCCCGGCACATCACCCGCCGCGTGGAGGGCCGCACCCTGTTCGAGAACCTCAGCGTGCAGGTGCGCCGGGGCGAGCGCATCGCCATCATCGGGCGCAACGGGGCGGGCAAGACCACGCTGCTGCGGGCGCTGCTGGGGATCGACCACAGCGACGACCCACGTGGCCGGGTGCTCACCGGGGCGCGGGTCACGGTCGGGTACTACGACCAGGCGCTGCGCGGCGTCGAGCCCTCGCAGACCCTCTACGACGTGGCCCGAGAGTACGTGCAGAAGGATGCCCAGGCCCATGACCTGCTCGGCACCTTCATGTTCCCCTACGACCAGCACGACAAGCCCGCCCGCATCCTGTCCGGCGGCGAGCGGGCGCGGCTGGCCCTGCTGAAACTCGCCCAGGAGGATCACAACCTGCTGGTGCTCGACGAGCCCACCAACCACCTCGACATGGAGATGGTCGAGAGCCTGGAGGCGGCCCTGGACGACTTTGACGGCACCCTGATGATGGTGAGCCACGACCGCGCGTTCATCGAGGGGCTGGCCGACCGCATCTGGCTGATTGAGGACGGTCAGTTCTACGAGTACCCCGGCTGGGAGGACTACAAGGCGAAGCACAAGACGGCCGCCCAGCTCCAGGCTGAGGCGACCGCCGCCGCGCCCCGTCCCCAGGCCGCAGCGCCTGCTCCGAAGGGCAAGGGCCTGTGGCACCTGAAACGCGAGGTCGAGGCCCTGGAGGCCGAGGTCGCCGCCCTGGAGGCCGAACTGGACGCCGCCCACACGGCCCTGGGCAGCGCCGGCGAGGGAGCCGACTACGCCGCGCTGGGTCAGGCCGCCCACGACGTGGAAGTCCGGCTGGAGCAGAAGATGCAGCAGTGGAGCGACAGGCAGGCCGAGGTCGAGGCCAGGGGCGGGTAGAGGCAGAGTCGCCGCACACTGGAAACGAAACAGCGCCCCCGGAGATGGGGGCGCTGCTCGTTGAAGGGATTACTGAACGGCGGAGGGCACGACCTTGATGTAGTTGATCTTGGTGTTCGTGCCACCGATCGAGTCCACCGTCAGGAAGCCGTCGGTCACCGAGATGGAGGCCTTGGTGTATTCCTTGACCGAGCCCGCCGTGGCGGCCGTGGAGGGCACCACACTCACGCCCTCGACGTTGATCAGGTGGGTGCTGTCGATGTTGCGCTTGTCGGCGTCACCGACGCTGACGATCACGTCGTACTTCCCGCTGTTGACCTTGTACTCCCACGCAGCCGGCCCCTTCTGGGTGCTGGCGCTGCAGCTGCCGCAGTCCATCAGGATCATGCCGTACTGTTCGGGCTTGAGGCCCTGGACGATGTTGGCCTTGTCCACT from Deinococcus sp. AB2017081 encodes the following:
- a CDS encoding diguanylate cyclase domain-containing protein, producing the protein MRSSPERSLAAYTAPLAAVLAVALTLLLPDNARLWDALNRAMPGPPDPRVVVVGIDAASLRDYGRIGAWPRDLYAQALSTLNEAGVSAIGVNVLLSDPAVGDTRLQQTFSQPNVVLATAPDEPPGATPPGWTSPTGVSALNIGADGVVRAFQTAYARADDPAALTPSFARQVAVAAGRSVPLDVTPRILRYRQPDPERLPVLSFRDVVNGNVRYGDLQGRVVILGLTADGMGGPVVRDTTGQVVSPVQLQARAVSSLLDVPFTRLPWGVLAALGALAAVAAVLARGLWGFGLATLMLALAAPLWLQNVLLPGVTLSLCAIVGTVMVMLERAWNLRHLTTRDPLTGFGNRVAFTRAVEQRWQSRAERPLGLVLVDLSGFRKVNDAYGHAAGDDLLRDLSERIGQYRRRGDLLFRWGPDEFAVLLDNAGPQELAGITQRIQESLDTLTFRDVPLRASVGAARTGPEIRSPTELVEAASRSRYRVKYQRLQRT
- the abc-f gene encoding ribosomal protection-like ABC-F family protein yields the protein MLVAVQDANKEYGPLSVLEDVTFAVQPGDRVGLVGRNGAGKTTLFRLLTGSLTPDGGTVRRFPGVRVRALQQDPTFPPGATVDSVLDAAFHDLDQLEAELHAAAEAMHVGTPESILHHEAVLEHYQRRGGFERRSRKDAVTLAFGFRGREQTDVGSLSGGERTRLGLAALLVENPDVLLLDEPTNHLDIVMVEWLETFLARYPGAVLLISHDRTFLDAVTNETAYLRGGGLRVYAGNYTTFRETLAAELEQQAARHAIESRQVASLQASADRMKIWGLGMSKLARRAKAMQARVDRMQARATAAPPAEQRATRIVFHAPESGEVVLDARHITRRVEGRTLFENLSVQVRRGERIAIIGRNGAGKTTLLRALLGIDHSDDPRGRVLTGARVTVGYYDQALRGVEPSQTLYDVAREYVQKDAQAHDLLGTFMFPYDQHDKPARILSGGERARLALLKLAQEDHNLLVLDEPTNHLDMEMVESLEAALDDFDGTLMMVSHDRAFIEGLADRIWLIEDGQFYEYPGWEDYKAKHKTAAQLQAEATAAAPRPQAAAPAPKGKGLWHLKREVEALEAEVAALEAELDAAHTALGSAGEGADYAALGQAAHDVEVRLEQKMQQWSDRQAEVEARGG
- a CDS encoding FecR family protein yields the protein MSVRLPSTVRLMVPALFAVGWPVAAAQDTAGAVTLVQGQGYLEVQRDGGSWAPQTGAAAITTGLRSGTGRAILRAGAQGTVIMGSASQLRRLRDEADLTRGRFFLRGPVAVHVQGNHVVMEGRGQLRVDLADATQRVAVLSGSVRIDLNGKVVTVEAGQQVALRSGTVTAFRENDPWYAAQFRGEGDAVVQATRGAVRLGTAGSAARSALVGDALRPGSAVNTGRDAWAEIGFSGGGYLRLNEQSELSVLSVERTETGREVLLRLARGTAWNVVEKGQGGYRLDTPVVSTAVRGTVFRVDASGVVKVFEGQVALPSQGDTPLAQGQARTPDGALAPLVLDDTDRLNQSLDVARAAPLVLDVGARAVSLRDLAVQASSQPGAGLSVTIAGRTLPLSGQEGQYRLDRLEDQLPEGQYRVQVRASRAGQTITRTQVISIDRTPPALSGLRAERQGRVLIVSGTLRDASPARVTVTVTAGPTVITHHVNGAAGSFRWLLPSPGDGVPVTLIGRDAAGNESRAVLP
- a CDS encoding phosphopentomutase, which translates into the protein MLLSIIVLDSVGVGELPDAEAFGDRGAYTLNHTLAAAPVALPNLSRLGLGRIPTVHTSAHTVLPDVPVSGGHGRMREVSPGKDTSTGHWEFMGVQLQHAFQVFPQGFPARIMAAFDAATGRGHLCNAVYSGTDVIRDFGEEHRQTGFPIVYTSADSVFQIAAHEDVVPLETLYAWCQAARDLLQGEDAVARVIARPFRGAFPFERANEHRRDFSLEPPRTVLDALKDAGCAVVGIGKIPDIYAHRGFTEEIHTDDNADGTAKTIARIRQAAQDGTHGLIFTNLVDFDSKFGHRRDPHGYSACLAAFDAALPDILAALPRDSALLVISDHGNDPTWRGTDHTREYGLLLTSRPGGAAVDLGERATFADVGATAARALGAAWDGPGEEFWTQIA
- the pdxY gene encoding pyridoxal kinase PdxY; its protein translation is MTDLSAPRPPNLLSIQSWVSYGHVGNAAAIFPLQRLGFEVWGIHTVQFSNHTGYGAWTGTVFPPETIAQVLDGIEARGVLGECDGVLSGYLGSAGTVSAVVDAVGRVRAANPAALYCCDPVMGDVGRGVFVHPELPALIAAQAVPAADIVTPNQFELELLTGLAVNTLQDALDAARTLREQLNAGGPRIVLVTSLTRQDAPADTIETLALTGDGAWLCRTPLLPLNPPRNGTGDAIAALFYGQYLRTGDAAQALSLAMSALYAVLERTHAAGTREIQLIAAQDQLAAPTRVFAAEPVM